The proteins below are encoded in one region of Nocardia sp. XZ_19_385:
- a CDS encoding TetR/AcrR family transcriptional regulator yields the protein MTEPAKRGRGPGRPRDEQNSERRRREFIAAAYRVFTTKGYAAASAADIAAEVGVGYGTFYRYFDSKRAILDDVVDYGLDRLLTEIAGDVFEPATLDSEITVDELIRTWSGAVERMCHIAESDPALMRALLFELPGIDDELNSRILGLGGILAATVDRFLARAVDSGALRDDVHTDDVGWMLLALTIPPVMRALQGRGAADRRRYIDTAMAVLTPGLRNAAANS from the coding sequence ATGACCGAACCAGCCAAGCGCGGTCGCGGGCCCGGCCGACCGCGCGACGAACAGAACAGTGAGCGGCGTCGGCGCGAGTTCATCGCGGCCGCCTACCGTGTGTTCACCACCAAGGGCTACGCCGCGGCCTCGGCCGCGGACATCGCCGCCGAGGTGGGCGTCGGCTACGGCACCTTCTACCGCTACTTCGACAGCAAGCGCGCGATTCTCGACGATGTCGTCGACTACGGTCTCGATCGGCTGCTCACCGAGATCGCCGGCGATGTGTTCGAGCCAGCCACCCTGGATTCCGAGATCACCGTCGACGAGCTGATCCGAACCTGGTCGGGTGCCGTCGAGCGGATGTGCCACATCGCCGAATCCGATCCGGCGCTCATGCGCGCACTATTGTTCGAATTGCCGGGCATCGACGACGAACTCAACTCCAGGATCCTGGGCCTGGGTGGCATCCTCGCCGCCACCGTCGACCGATTCCTCGCCCGCGCAGTCGATTCCGGCGCCCTCCGGGACGACGTGCATACAGACGATGTCGGCTGGATGCTGCTGGCCCTCACGATTCCGCCGGTCATGCGCGCGCTGCAGGGGCGCGGTGCAGCCGACCGGCGGCGCTACATCGACACCGCGATGGCGGTACTGACTCCGGGTCTGCGGAACGCGGCGGCGAACAGCTGA
- a CDS encoding alpha/beta hydrolase: MTTPATSSAVPVTREVVSIEFASRASVRLRLAHALLRAVLRPAVDGLCVLAERTPLRGAPAFRIANHAELLAVPLRAPRGTRREPVRFPDFRAEWLWHRDDPGPDATEHGAILYFHGGGFLAGGLHSHRRLAARIGRASGVALLNVDYRQLPRGHFTDTVADAMTAYRYLLERGFPADRIVFAGDSAGGGLAFALALAARAQAIPLPAAIAAIAPFADLDPTIRRSHPNDRRDAVLSARALAIPALIGFARDGVLDPMWSPVNHDFTGMPPALIQVSNVEVLLPDSEALVRRCAEAGVPHTLQIWDNAIHVFHAGADLLPDARAAITEIGAFVRRVIDTRTSLAADRTTAA; encoded by the coding sequence ATGACCACGCCCGCAACGTCTTCCGCCGTTCCTGTGACGCGAGAGGTCGTCAGTATCGAGTTCGCGAGCCGGGCCAGCGTCCGGTTGCGCCTAGCGCATGCTTTGCTGCGCGCCGTGCTGCGGCCCGCGGTCGACGGGCTGTGCGTGCTCGCCGAGCGAACCCCGCTCCGCGGGGCCCCGGCCTTTCGCATCGCCAACCACGCCGAGTTGCTGGCCGTTCCGCTGCGTGCGCCGCGCGGTACCCGGCGGGAACCGGTGCGATTCCCGGACTTCCGGGCCGAATGGCTGTGGCACCGAGACGATCCCGGACCGGACGCAACCGAACACGGGGCGATTCTGTACTTCCACGGTGGCGGGTTTCTGGCCGGCGGCTTGCACAGCCACCGCCGCCTTGCTGCTCGTATCGGCCGAGCGTCGGGTGTGGCACTGCTCAACGTCGACTACCGCCAGCTGCCGAGGGGACATTTCACCGATACCGTCGCGGACGCGATGACCGCGTATCGCTATCTGCTCGAGCGTGGATTTCCCGCCGACCGCATCGTCTTCGCCGGTGACTCGGCCGGCGGGGGATTGGCCTTCGCGCTCGCGCTGGCCGCACGCGCACAAGCGATTCCGCTTCCGGCCGCCATCGCGGCCATCGCCCCGTTCGCCGATCTCGATCCCACGATCCGGCGCTCCCATCCCAACGATCGGCGCGATGCGGTGTTGTCGGCGCGGGCACTGGCGATCCCCGCGCTGATCGGTTTCGCTCGCGACGGCGTCCTCGATCCGATGTGGTCGCCGGTCAATCATGATTTCACCGGCATGCCCCCGGCGCTGATCCAAGTCAGCAATGTCGAAGTGCTGCTTCCGGATTCGGAGGCGCTGGTGCGCCGATGTGCCGAAGCCGGCGTTCCGCACACTCTGCAGATCTGGGACAACGCCATCCACGTCTTCCACGCCGGTGCTGATCTGCTGCCGGACGCGCGAGCGGCCATCACCGAGATCGGTGCCTTTGTTCGCCGCGTCATCGACACCCGGACGAGCCTCGCCGCCGACCGGACCACCGCGGCGTGA
- a CDS encoding NAD(P)-dependent oxidoreductase gives MTRGTMLLTGATGVVGFELAAAARADGWELLACSASGGPGVMSWAMGDSAPPAQLRRHWDVIVHSAARPRFDLTPEVAYAANVVPLLELEALADDETHLIHLSTAYANGLAGSIESDELADYRNAYEWSKAVAEREATSRFRHVSIVRPPLVVGRRSDGLAARFSGLYQLMAGWATGLVPCVIGDPSAYVETVSTTDIAELVLTIAAADRPADNRLEILGSGTSAPTLAASVELLVEGVNRWRTENEKPSVPIPNICSWEQWQQMPGSPDEREVRHRADTLLRPFLPYTVITTPMNITHEVPDMRECLITCAYWWSAQHSEIALRDEFASLVVAR, from the coding sequence ATGACGCGCGGGACAATGCTTTTGACTGGAGCGACCGGAGTTGTCGGTTTCGAGCTGGCGGCGGCGGCGCGGGCAGATGGTTGGGAACTCCTAGCTTGCTCTGCCAGCGGTGGGCCCGGGGTGATGAGCTGGGCCATGGGGGACTCGGCTCCCCCAGCCCAGCTTCGACGCCATTGGGACGTCATTGTTCACAGTGCCGCGCGGCCGCGTTTCGATCTGACCCCTGAGGTTGCCTACGCCGCGAATGTCGTCCCGCTGCTGGAGTTGGAGGCTCTGGCCGACGACGAGACGCACCTGATCCATCTCTCCACCGCGTACGCCAACGGTCTCGCGGGCAGTATCGAATCCGACGAACTCGCCGACTACCGCAATGCCTACGAGTGGTCCAAAGCTGTAGCTGAACGCGAGGCAACCTCACGGTTCCGCCACGTCAGCATCGTCCGACCGCCGTTGGTGGTCGGACGGCGCTCAGACGGCCTGGCCGCCCGATTCAGCGGTCTGTACCAGCTCATGGCGGGCTGGGCGACAGGGCTCGTTCCCTGCGTTATCGGAGACCCGTCGGCCTACGTGGAGACGGTGTCGACGACAGACATCGCCGAACTCGTTCTCACGATCGCCGCAGCTGACCGTCCAGCCGACAATCGCCTGGAAATCCTGGGCTCAGGCACGTCGGCACCGACATTGGCCGCCAGCGTCGAACTCCTTGTGGAAGGCGTGAACCGATGGCGGACCGAGAACGAAAAGCCCAGCGTTCCCATCCCCAATATCTGCAGCTGGGAGCAATGGCAGCAGATGCCGGGCTCGCCCGACGAGCGGGAGGTCCGGCACCGAGCGGATACGCTGCTGCGGCCTTTTCTTCCTTACACGGTCATCACCACACCGATGAATATTACGCACGAGGTGCCTGATATGCGGGAATGCCTGATCACGTGCGCCTACTGGTGGTCTGCGCAGCACTCTGAAATCGCACTCCGAGACGAATTCGCCTCTTTGGTAGTCGCTCGCTGA
- a CDS encoding NAD(P)/FAD-dependent oxidoreductase: MNDTVYPQYEVAVVGAGPGGIAAGVKLRRAGIDDFVVLERADEVGGSWHENHYPGLGVDVPALAYQYSFARKSTWSRVFPLGPEVKQYHVEVAQRFGVRDRVRFGAEVDREEWDDDAEYWTLHLTDGTTVTARFVISAVGAFVRPKADVGIPGARSFKGMVLRPSSWDHDYDLAGKRVGIIGTGASAVQIIPSIAPEAGRLSVFQRTPVWSLPKPDFRIPIALQRILALPGIQPVLHASALVVVDLALRAVVGLPGTVIHPLMDRFDAGCQALYRRYLARVISDPETRAGLTPDFGVLAKRPTLSNSYLRAYNRDNVTLVTTPIEKITPTGVRTADRRLHRFDALILATGYEVFSDPETYRPGTVLGRAGFDLAKFYNEQGLQAYQSVSVPGLPNRWTLVGPYSWTGSGWHAFVEMTADHAVRAIGETRRRGTRWCEVRKEAADAYHRDIHRRGAALRYYLADLNGHVPTYYRNSQGDSTYVRPSGFFEARRGNRRFPLDDYRYGVRAAAGAPA; encoded by the coding sequence ATGAATGACACTGTGTACCCGCAGTATGAGGTCGCCGTGGTGGGCGCGGGGCCGGGCGGCATCGCGGCCGGGGTGAAACTGCGCCGGGCCGGTATCGATGACTTCGTCGTGCTCGAGCGTGCTGACGAAGTCGGCGGCAGCTGGCACGAGAACCACTATCCCGGTCTGGGCGTGGACGTTCCGGCGCTGGCCTACCAGTACTCGTTCGCGCGCAAGTCGACCTGGAGCCGGGTCTTTCCGCTCGGGCCGGAGGTCAAGCAGTATCACGTCGAGGTCGCGCAACGGTTCGGGGTGCGCGACCGGGTGCGCTTCGGCGCCGAGGTCGATCGCGAGGAATGGGACGACGATGCCGAGTACTGGACGCTGCACCTGACGGACGGGACCACGGTCACGGCACGATTCGTCATCAGCGCGGTCGGTGCGTTCGTACGGCCCAAGGCCGATGTCGGCATCCCCGGAGCCCGGTCGTTCAAAGGCATGGTGCTGCGGCCCAGTAGTTGGGACCACGACTACGACCTGGCCGGCAAACGGGTCGGCATCATCGGCACCGGAGCCAGCGCGGTCCAGATCATCCCGTCGATCGCGCCGGAGGCCGGACGGCTGAGCGTCTTCCAGCGCACCCCGGTGTGGTCACTGCCCAAGCCCGATTTCCGGATTCCCATTGCGCTGCAACGTATTCTGGCGCTGCCGGGCATTCAGCCGGTCTTGCACGCCAGCGCGCTGGTGGTCGTCGATCTCGCTTTGCGCGCCGTGGTCGGCCTGCCGGGCACGGTCATCCATCCGCTCATGGATCGCTTCGACGCCGGTTGCCAGGCGTTGTATCGGCGCTATCTGGCGCGCGTGATCAGCGATCCGGAAACCAGGGCGGGTCTGACGCCGGATTTCGGGGTGCTGGCCAAACGCCCGACGCTGTCGAACAGCTATCTGCGCGCCTACAACCGGGACAATGTCACGCTGGTGACCACGCCGATCGAGAAGATCACGCCCACCGGTGTTCGGACCGCAGATCGGAGGCTGCATCGGTTCGACGCGCTGATTCTGGCGACCGGTTACGAGGTGTTCTCCGATCCGGAGACCTACCGCCCGGGAACAGTGCTGGGCCGCGCTGGATTCGATCTGGCCAAGTTCTACAACGAGCAGGGACTACAGGCGTATCAGAGCGTGTCGGTCCCCGGCCTGCCCAACCGCTGGACGCTGGTCGGGCCCTACTCTTGGACCGGGTCCGGATGGCATGCCTTCGTGGAGATGACCGCCGACCACGCGGTACGCGCCATCGGTGAAACTCGTCGGCGCGGCACGCGGTGGTGTGAGGTCCGCAAGGAAGCCGCCGATGCCTATCACCGTGATATCCACCGGCGCGGTGCGGCGCTGCGCTACTACCTGGCCGACCTCAATGGTCACGTCCCGACCTACTACCGGAACTCCCAGGGTGACAGCACCTATGTGCGGCCGTCCGGATTCTTCGAGGCGCGCCGAGGCAACCGTCGGTTCCCGCTCGACGACTACCGGTACGGAGTTCGAGCAGCGGCAGGGGCACCGGCATGA
- a CDS encoding SDR family NAD(P)-dependent oxidoreductase, which produces MRKSNLAVVTGAGSGIGRATALRFAAHGATVIVADIDERAGNETVTLARAAGGGAEYRWLDVADATAWEDFAARTTRDNGVPDVVVNNAGILISGGFLEQSGDDWRRMIAVNMMGPLLGSRVFVQQMVDAGKRGAIVNICSVGAFLPTSLAPSYVTAKAGAWMGTQALRAEFAGQGIRVSAVCPGLIDTELSANGSRAGADELAEAEWAAKLARGQRFFGRSPDRVAAAVERAIRWNLATVPVGIEAWAGWYLARLSPGLLRGLNGLVRMPLAEKAVRLSDRVLGGRR; this is translated from the coding sequence ATGAGGAAATCGAACCTGGCCGTGGTGACCGGGGCCGGCAGCGGGATCGGCCGGGCCACCGCTCTGCGATTCGCTGCCCACGGCGCCACCGTGATCGTCGCCGACATCGATGAGCGCGCTGGCAACGAAACCGTCACGCTGGCACGGGCAGCCGGTGGCGGGGCGGAATACCGCTGGCTCGACGTCGCCGACGCCACCGCGTGGGAGGACTTCGCCGCGCGGACAACGCGCGACAACGGCGTCCCGGACGTGGTCGTCAACAATGCCGGGATTCTGATCTCGGGCGGATTTCTGGAGCAGAGCGGGGACGACTGGCGGCGCATGATCGCGGTCAACATGATGGGCCCCCTCCTGGGCTCTCGAGTGTTCGTCCAGCAGATGGTCGACGCGGGAAAACGTGGAGCCATCGTCAATATCTGCTCGGTCGGCGCGTTTCTGCCGACCTCCCTGGCCCCCTCCTACGTGACTGCCAAAGCCGGAGCGTGGATGGGCACCCAGGCATTGCGGGCCGAGTTCGCGGGCCAGGGCATCCGGGTGAGTGCGGTGTGTCCCGGGCTGATCGATACCGAGTTGTCGGCCAACGGCAGCCGCGCGGGCGCCGACGAGCTCGCCGAGGCGGAATGGGCCGCGAAACTCGCTCGCGGCCAACGGTTCTTCGGCAGATCCCCGGATCGGGTCGCGGCGGCGGTCGAACGCGCGATTCGCTGGAACCTCGCGACCGTGCCGGTGGGCATCGAAGCCTGGGCCGGGTGGTACCTGGCCCGGCTGTCACCCGGATTGCTGCGCGGCCTCAACGGGCTGGTCCGGATGCCCTTGGCGGAGAAGGCCGTTCGGCTGTCCGATCGAGTGCTGGGTGGGCGGCGATGA
- a CDS encoding SDR family NAD(P)-dependent oxidoreductase: MRTAIVTGGGAGIGRETARLLASTGYRVVVADIDESSAQTVADEITTAGGRAHPYRLDVASEAQWDKCAEWIRGEFGPAHVLINNAGVMDTGGFVETSAVQWQRTIDVDLMSVIYGSRVFARQMIDAGIEGHIVNLSSGAAFFPAKYIPAYASAKAAVLMASQALRVELRPKGIGVTAICPGAVRTDLIAHGERAGLDATQQAAWRAEAGRVQGLAFAKPDKVARIIERAIRRNPAIVPVNPEAWIGYGLFRLSPGLVRAVGSVGSLDLADRLLSRVQPLLNRITR, encoded by the coding sequence ATGAGAACAGCGATCGTGACCGGTGGCGGCGCCGGCATCGGACGGGAGACGGCTCGGCTGCTCGCGAGCACCGGCTATCGGGTGGTGGTAGCCGATATCGACGAGAGCAGCGCCCAGACGGTGGCCGACGAGATCACCACCGCCGGTGGACGCGCGCACCCCTACCGGCTGGACGTGGCGAGTGAAGCGCAGTGGGACAAATGCGCCGAGTGGATCCGCGGAGAGTTCGGTCCGGCCCATGTGCTGATCAACAACGCGGGGGTCATGGACACCGGCGGATTCGTCGAAACCAGTGCGGTGCAATGGCAGCGCACCATCGACGTCGACCTGATGAGCGTGATCTACGGATCCCGGGTGTTCGCCCGACAGATGATCGACGCCGGCATCGAAGGCCACATCGTCAACCTCTCCTCCGGGGCCGCGTTCTTCCCCGCCAAGTACATCCCCGCCTACGCCTCGGCCAAGGCCGCGGTACTCATGGCCAGCCAGGCGCTACGAGTGGAGTTGCGGCCCAAAGGGATCGGTGTCACAGCCATCTGCCCCGGCGCCGTCCGGACCGACCTGATCGCGCACGGAGAACGCGCCGGACTCGATGCGACCCAGCAGGCCGCCTGGCGTGCCGAGGCCGGCCGCGTGCAGGGACTGGCTTTCGCGAAACCGGACAAGGTCGCGCGAATCATCGAACGCGCGATTCGCCGGAATCCGGCGATCGTGCCGGTGAACCCCGAGGCCTGGATCGGCTACGGACTATTCCGCCTGTCACCCGGCTTGGTTCGCGCCGTCGGCAGTGTGGGGTCGCTCGACCTCGCCGACCGCCTGCTGTCGCGAGTGCAGCCGCTACTGAACCGAATCACGAGGTGA
- a CDS encoding MMPL family transporter produces MTRYRSRVFAGWLIAVVLGLFGLPHLLGSLVSPPFEVTGSQSQQAGAVLAAGLPSLGNEPMIAVFHSPSLRATDPAFRAAINAGMAALGQQDGISGVILLPVVGDPELSPVLDETLEPLRPLLHDEHTAYMLVGASGNDQERQDRAPAQQAAVDQASGAASAGAVRTYLVAASAFGQVLQEAEIADWLRIELVAVPAAIVVLLLGLRAPVAALVPMIIAGASIVTTLGLFALLAAAFPVDGMLLIGVNTIGLGIGIDYALFVTNRYREELAAGVDPEKALRTASATTGRTVVYSGLILFMASVSLFLVRWPIFAQFVVGIMAVTAVTLAASLSLLPAVLASLTKRLEWQPRLLSPRVPLADGATRNRQWLARWAEHLMRHPWPYAIAVTAGLLLTATPLPDMRLGIDLERRALADTSYMTGLELTEPDVPGLASAVTVLLERPADTGAPDLGPLLAALRTDPEVAAVTELDNGVDLTTVIVIPKHVPAALPAVELVHRIRTQIVPATAPNGLPVLVGGTNAVVADILTETSTKLWWVVACVLTLMFLMLVVILRSLLLPLKAILMNLLATGAAFGLTVLLFQNDSEGMIWPQVPLIVFVLLFGLSTDYELFLVRRIQEEYLRTGDNRAAVVTGLQRTARPLSLAAAILAVGFGSLLVSEINGLKELGFAIAAALIIDATVIRLILVPALMQIMGSWNWWLPVLDRRAPNARTERVAEPVPAA; encoded by the coding sequence ATGACCCGATATCGAAGTCGGGTATTCGCCGGATGGTTGATCGCGGTGGTGCTCGGCCTGTTCGGGCTGCCACACCTGCTGGGATCGTTGGTCTCTCCACCGTTCGAGGTAACTGGCTCCCAATCGCAACAGGCAGGCGCGGTGCTCGCCGCGGGCCTGCCGTCCCTCGGCAACGAGCCAATGATTGCCGTATTCCATTCTCCGTCGTTGCGGGCGACGGACCCAGCATTCCGGGCGGCAATCAACGCCGGAATGGCCGCATTAGGTCAACAGGACGGCATCTCCGGAGTGATCTTGCTTCCGGTGGTCGGCGACCCCGAGCTCTCGCCGGTGCTGGACGAGACCCTGGAACCGCTGCGACCGCTGCTCCACGACGAGCACACCGCCTACATGCTGGTGGGAGCCTCCGGCAACGACCAGGAACGTCAAGACCGGGCGCCGGCCCAACAGGCCGCCGTCGACCAAGCGTCCGGGGCCGCGTCTGCGGGCGCGGTTCGCACCTACCTGGTCGCAGCGTCGGCCTTCGGCCAGGTATTGCAGGAAGCCGAAATCGCGGACTGGTTGCGCATCGAGCTGGTCGCGGTGCCCGCCGCAATCGTTGTGCTGCTGTTGGGCCTGCGAGCACCGGTGGCCGCGCTGGTGCCGATGATCATCGCAGGCGCATCGATCGTGACCACCCTGGGGTTGTTCGCCCTGCTGGCCGCAGCCTTCCCGGTGGACGGCATGTTACTGATCGGGGTGAACACGATCGGATTGGGAATCGGCATCGATTACGCGTTGTTCGTGACGAACCGCTACCGGGAGGAACTGGCCGCCGGAGTCGACCCGGAGAAAGCCCTCCGGACCGCGTCGGCCACGACGGGCCGCACAGTGGTGTACTCAGGATTGATCTTGTTTATGGCGTCTGTGAGCCTGTTCCTGGTGCGTTGGCCGATATTCGCCCAGTTCGTCGTCGGTATCATGGCGGTGACCGCAGTGACATTGGCGGCCTCGCTCTCGCTGCTGCCCGCCGTGCTGGCGTCGCTGACCAAGCGGCTCGAATGGCAGCCCCGGCTCCTGTCGCCGCGGGTTCCGCTCGCTGACGGCGCGACCAGAAATCGACAGTGGCTGGCTCGCTGGGCTGAGCACCTGATGCGCCACCCCTGGCCGTACGCCATCGCAGTCACCGCGGGCCTGCTGTTGACCGCGACGCCGCTACCCGACATGAGACTGGGTATCGACCTGGAACGCCGCGCACTGGCCGACACGTCATACATGACCGGTCTCGAGCTCACCGAACCGGATGTGCCGGGTTTGGCGAGCGCTGTGACCGTGCTACTCGAGCGGCCCGCCGACACCGGTGCGCCGGACCTCGGGCCACTGCTGGCAGCCCTGCGGACGGACCCAGAAGTGGCCGCGGTCACCGAACTCGACAATGGCGTCGACCTCACCACCGTGATTGTCATCCCGAAGCACGTACCCGCCGCACTGCCCGCTGTCGAACTGGTGCACCGGATCCGTACGCAGATCGTCCCCGCGACCGCTCCGAACGGTCTCCCCGTGCTCGTCGGCGGCACCAACGCCGTCGTCGCCGATATTCTGACCGAAACCTCGACGAAGCTGTGGTGGGTGGTCGCCTGTGTGCTGACCCTGATGTTCTTGATGCTGGTCGTCATACTCCGCAGCCTGCTCCTGCCGCTGAAGGCCATCCTGATGAACCTGCTGGCCACCGGCGCGGCGTTCGGACTCACCGTGCTGCTGTTCCAAAACGACAGCGAAGGCATGATCTGGCCGCAGGTGCCATTGATCGTGTTCGTGCTGCTGTTCGGGTTGTCCACCGACTACGAACTATTCCTCGTCCGTCGGATCCAAGAGGAATATCTCCGCACCGGAGACAACCGCGCCGCGGTCGTGACCGGTCTGCAACGCACCGCGCGACCGCTCTCGCTCGCCGCAGCGATCCTGGCCGTCGGATTCGGCAGCCTACTGGTGTCGGAGATCAACGGCCTGAAGGAACTCGGATTCGCCATCGCCGCGGCCTTGATCATCGACGCCACCGTGATCCGCCTCATCCTGGTGCCCGCGCTGATGCAGATCATGGGCAGCTGGAACTGGTGGCTTCCCGTGCTCGACCGCCGAGCACCGAACGCTCGAACCGAGCGAGTCGCCGAACCAGTTCCAGCCGCATGA
- a CDS encoding AarF/ABC1/UbiB kinase family protein: MAKEIPLSRARRGAKVGKLVVGQAVRGAGVTLSMVRDTDAERIARTERALADAAEDIVTVLGSMKGLAMKAGQLLSMFDLLAVFGTDTLPSRQRERFRQKLAALYDQAAPVPFEQMRTVIEGDYGRPMDTVFSEFDEQPIGAASIGQVYRARLADGRAVAVKVQYPGIDVAIRADLKNLSLVTRLLRSVAPAITDHALIRELATHFAEEIDYRTEAEHHATLAGIYRGHPFIRIPGIETELCTARVLVTELIEGRRFDAMAALTDAERDRVGEILLRFYLGTMIRERRFTGDPHPGNILLTPDEKVAFLDFGLFKHMDHAAVDFELACVRAAAEYRGAELRALLVDYGVLEPDSPATSDECLRLLHEVSGWLLTDAEIRIAEDAAATSLLAFIDPRRGYFEMWRREYAPAEHALARRVEYGTLALLGKLRASGNWHRIAREWFYDAPPCTELGVLERNWLTSSHSHDELPRVQGRTVSKFGVCR; the protein is encoded by the coding sequence ATGGCGAAGGAGATTCCCCTCTCCCGTGCGCGCCGCGGCGCCAAGGTGGGCAAACTCGTTGTGGGGCAAGCTGTTCGAGGCGCGGGCGTCACGCTGTCGATGGTCCGCGATACCGATGCCGAACGCATCGCCCGGACCGAACGCGCGCTCGCCGACGCGGCCGAGGACATCGTCACCGTGCTGGGCAGTATGAAAGGTCTGGCCATGAAGGCCGGGCAGCTGCTGTCGATGTTCGATCTTCTGGCAGTCTTCGGCACCGACACGCTGCCGTCTCGGCAACGCGAGCGATTTCGGCAGAAGCTCGCCGCCCTCTACGACCAGGCGGCGCCGGTCCCGTTCGAGCAGATGCGGACAGTCATCGAGGGCGACTACGGGCGTCCGATGGACACGGTGTTCAGCGAATTCGACGAGCAGCCGATAGGGGCGGCCTCGATCGGCCAGGTCTACCGTGCCCGGCTCGCCGATGGACGCGCGGTCGCGGTCAAGGTCCAGTACCCCGGCATCGACGTCGCGATCCGAGCCGACCTGAAGAACCTCAGCCTGGTGACGCGCCTACTGCGCAGCGTCGCGCCGGCCATCACCGACCATGCGCTCATCCGGGAACTCGCCACCCATTTCGCCGAGGAAATCGATTACCGCACCGAAGCCGAACACCACGCGACCCTCGCTGGGATCTACCGCGGTCATCCGTTCATCCGCATCCCCGGCATCGAGACGGAACTGTGCACCGCACGGGTGCTCGTCACCGAGCTGATCGAGGGGCGCCGATTCGATGCGATGGCCGCGCTCACCGACGCCGAACGCGACCGTGTGGGCGAGATCCTGCTGCGCTTCTACCTGGGAACGATGATCCGGGAACGGCGCTTCACCGGCGATCCGCACCCCGGCAATATTCTGCTCACACCCGACGAGAAAGTCGCGTTCCTCGATTTCGGCCTGTTCAAACATATGGACCACGCCGCCGTCGACTTCGAACTCGCCTGCGTCCGAGCGGCTGCCGAATACCGCGGCGCGGAACTACGCGCGCTGCTGGTGGATTACGGTGTGCTGGAACCGGACTCACCGGCAACCTCGGACGAATGCCTGCGGTTGCTGCACGAGGTCTCGGGCTGGCTGCTGACCGACGCCGAGATCCGTATCGCTGAAGACGCCGCCGCGACATCCCTTCTCGCCTTCATCGATCCACGCCGCGGCTACTTCGAGATGTGGCGGCGGGAGTATGCCCCCGCCGAACACGCTCTCGCTCGTCGCGTGGAGTACGGCACCCTGGCCCTGCTCGGGAAACTCCGGGCCAGCGGCAACTGGCATCGCATCGCGCGGGAATGGTTCTACGACGCACCGCCGTGTACCGAACTCGGCGTGCTGGAACGCAATTGGCTGACGTCGTCACACTCGCACGACGAGTTGCCCCGCGTCCAAGGCCGAACTGTCTCCAAATTCGGGGTGTGTCGTTGA